Within Deinococcus wulumuqiensis R12, the genomic segment CACGAGCGCGGTTTTGACGCTGCCGCCGCAGGCTTCGAGCGCGGCCTGCGCCGCCGCCGCCTCGGCCCCCGTCGCGTGCTGCACCAGCCGCCGCGCCCGGCCCTCCAGTTTGGCGTTGGTGGCCCGCACGTCCACCATCAGGTTGCCGTAGAGCTTGCCCAGCCGCACCATCAGGGCGCTCGAAAGCGTGTTCAGCGCGATTTTCTGGGCGGTGCCCGCTTTGAGACGGGTGCTGCCGCTGATGATTTCGGGGCCGGTGTCGAGCAGCACCGGGCAGGCCACCGCCGCGAGCAGGGGTGCCCCCGGATTGTTGGCGAGGCCGATGGTGAGTGCTCCCACTTCCCGTCCTGCTGCCGCTGCGCCGAGCGCGTAAGGGGTCGTGCCGCTCGCCGCCACCACGATCAGTACGTCGTCGGGGCCGACGCCCACCGCCTGCACGTCGCGCTCGCCCGCTGCGGCGTCGTCCTCGGCGCCCTCCACCGCCTGCCGGATGGCCCGCTCGCCCCCGGCAATCAGCGGCACGGCGCGGTCAGGAGGCCAGGAAAAGGTCGGGGTCAGTTCGGTGGCGTCGAGCACCCCCAGCCGCCCGCTGGTGCCCGCGCCCGCGTAGACCAGTCGCCCGCCGCGCTCCAGCCGGGGCAGGGCCGCGCTGAGTGCCGCCGTCAGTTGCGGGGCCGCCGCCTGCACCGCCCGCACCGCGCCGAGCTGGTCGCCCACCAGCGCCGCCACCAGGGCGTCGGGGGGAAGGGTGTCGAGGTCGGCGTAGTCGGGGTGAACCTGTTCGGTGCGGCGGGGGTCGGTCATGGGCAGGTGTCCTTTGAGGGAGTAAACGGGGTGGAAAAGGGAGCGGGCGTCAGTTTGCCGCCGCTGACCGCCCGCCGCGCTCCCGTCGTCTGCGCCAAGGTGTTGGGCCAGCCCTGCGCGTGGGCGTAGCCGAGAAAGGCGAAGGCGGCGGCCTCGCGGGTGGCGTCGGCCCAGCCGCAGGCGTCCCAGCCGAGGTCGTTGAAGGTGCGCAGCGGAAGCCCGCCGAGTTCTTCCCCAAGCAGGCGCCGCAGCGTGGGGTTTCTGGCCCCGCCCCCGGCGATGACGACTTCGTCCGGCGGGGCAGGCAAAAAGCGCAGTGCTCCGGCAATGCTGCGGGCGGTCAGGCGGGCGGCGGTGGCGGCGAGGTCGGGCAGCGACAGGCCGGGGGTGGGGGCGGGCAGCCGTGAGAGGGTCCACACCTCGCGCCCGGTGGCCTTGGGCGGGGGCGCACTCAGCTCGGGGTGCGCCAGCCAGCGCTCCAGCGTCGCGGCGTCCTCACGACCCTGCGCGGCCAGCCTGCCGTCCTCGTCGCAGCTCTGGCCCAGTTGCCCGGCGAGTTCGTCGAGCAGGCAGTTGCCGGGGCCGGTGTCGAAGGCCACCACGCCGCCCGCGTCCAGACCGGGCAAAAAGGTGACGTTCGCCAGTCCGCCCACATTGAGCACGGCGCGGCTTGTTCCGTCCTCGGCAAACATGGCCCAGTCCGCGAAGGGCACCAGCGGCGCTCCCACGCCCCCCGCCGCGAGGTCGGCCGGGCGGAAGTCGGACACCACCGGCTTGCCTGTCTCCTCGGCAATCACCGCCGCTTCCCCGAGTTGCAGGGTGGCGGGCCGCGCCCAGCCGCGTGCCGGGTCGGGCCGGGGGTGGTGCTGCACCGTCTGGCCGTGACTGGCAATCAGGTCGGCCTGCGGCGCGAGTTCGCGGGCCGCCTCCGCCAGCGCCGCGCCCAGCTCCCAGTGCAGTTGCGTGAGTTCGGCGCTGTTCGCCTCGCCCCGCATGGCGTGCAGCACCCGCTCCCGCCGCTCGGAGGAGTAAGGGGTAAAGGTGTGGGCGACGACCCGGCCACGCGGCTCCCCGGCAGGAAAGGCCGTCAGCGCCGGAAACGCCTGTCCGTGCCGCGCCGCAAAGTCACCCAGCGCGGGCCAGCCGGGAAGTTCGAGCAGCGCGGCGTCGATGCCGTCGGCGCTCGTGCCGCTCATCAGGCCGAGGACGCGCGGCGCACGGCTCACGCGCCTTCTCCGCGCAGTTCCATCACGAAGTCGGAGCGGTCGCCCCGGTAGCAGGCGCGGGCGTACTCCACCGGGCGCCCGTCCGCCAGCCACGACACCCGCTCGGTGGTGAGCAGCGCCGCGCCCTTTTCGACCCCCAGCAGCGCGGCGAGTTCGGCGTCGGCGTTCTGTGCCCGCAGGTGCCGCAGGGCGCGGGCCGGGGCAAGCTGCCGGGCGCTCAGCAGGGCGTAGAGGCTGGCGTCGGTCACGTCTGCCGGGGTCAGGGGGCCGACCAGCGCGGCGGGCAGCGTGCTCTGCTCCACCGCCATCGGCTCGCCGTCGGAGGTGCGCAGGCGGCGCAGGCGGTAGACCTCCGCTCCCGGCGCGAGGCCGAGGCTCAGCGCTTCCTGGGGAGCCGGACGGGTGCGGGCAAACTGAAGCACCCGCGCTCCCGGCACGCCGCCCTGCGCCCGCACCTCGTCCGAAAAGGAACTCAGCAGCCCGAGCTGGCGCGAGGCGGGCGCAGGCCCGGAAACGAAGGTGCCGCTCCCCCGCCTGCGCCGCAGCAGCCCCTCGGCTTCCAGCAGGCTCAGCCCCTGGCGTAGCGTGACCCGCGACACGCCGAGGTGTGCGGCCAGTTCGCGTTCGGCGGGCAGGGCGCTGCCCGGGGCCAGCTCGCCGCTCTCGATGCGCTGGCGCAGCCCCTGCGCGAGTTGCACGTAGGCGGGGGCCGCGTTGCCGGGGTCCAGCGCCACCCACCACGCGGGCGGGTCGGGCGCGGGGGAGACAGGGGCAGGTGAAGCAGGCAGGGCCACGCCGCAACCGTACCACTTGCGGACCAATCCTGAAAAGGTCTTGTCATTGGAATGCAATTGGTCTTAGAGTGAAGGTCAGACTTGACAACCCGCCTACACTCCACCTGTCATTCGGAGGTCAACCCCTATGCCCAAGCGCACCACGTTCGTCCTTCTCAGCCTGGCCCTCCTGGGCGGCAGCGCCCTCGCCGCACCCAAGAAAGTCAGCGGCTACGGCTCCCTCGGCGTCACCACCGGCAAGCCCGGCGGCACCTTCACGCTGGCCCTGGGTGACAGCCCGCAGAGCCTCTTTTACTACGGCGCCATCGACAACAACCTCGGCCTGATTTCGCAGCAGCTGTTCGACGGGCTGGTCGAGTTCAACCTCGCCACCTACAAGCTCGAACCCGCGCTGGCCGAAAGCTGGACGGTCAGCAACGGCGGCAAGACCTACACCTTCAAGCTGCGCCAGGGCGTCAAGTGGTCCGACGGCCAGACCTTCAACGCCGACGACGTGGTGTTCACCTACAAGAACTTCATCATGAACCCCGAGGCCCGCGCCGGGGACGCCGGAAACTTCAAGCTCGACGGGCAGCCCGTGACCATCAAGAAGGTCAGCGACTACGTGGTGCAGTTCGACCTGCCGCGCCCCGCGCCCGCCTTCCTCCTCCAGCAGCGGTACTTCATCATGCCGCAGCACAAGCTGGGCAAATTCACCGGCGCGGACGTGAACAAGGCGTGGCCCACCAACGTCAGCGAATCCGAAGTGGTCGGCACCGGCCCCTTCAAGCTCAGCCGGTACACGGCGGGGCAAAAAGTCACGCTCACCAGGAACCCCAACTCCTGGAAGGTGGACGCCAAGGGCACCAAACTGCCTTACCTCAACACCCTCGAATTCCTGATTCTGCGTGACCCGCAGGCGCAGGTGTCGCAGTTCCTCGCCGGAAACCTCGACCAGCTCAACATTTCCGGTGCCCAGTTCCCCGACCTCAAGCAGAAGGAAGTCGCGGGCGCCAAGTTCAAGGTCATCCGCTCGACGGCACTGTTCGGCAGCCCGCCCTTCGTGGCCTACAACTTCGATGCCAAGGACCCCGCCCTCGCCAAACTGTTCAGCGACGTGCGTTTCCGCCGCGCCATGCAGAGCGCCCTGAACCGCGAGCGCATCATCGACACCGTATACAACGGCCTCGCCAGCCTGCCCGGTCACGGCGTCGCTCCTGCGAACAAGGCGTTCTACGCCAACACCACCCGGCAGCTCGGCAGCTTCGACCTCGCCGCCGCGAACAAGGCGCTCGACGCCCTGGGCCTGAGCAAGAAGAACAGCGCGGGCATCCGCCTGATGAGTAACGGCAAGCCGCTGGAGTTCGACCTCACCTACGGCACCGACTCGCCCGTGTACCCGCCGATGGCCGCCATCATCCAGAGCGACTTCGCCAAGGTGGGCGTCAAGGTGAACCTGAGGGGCATCCTCAGCAGCAAGCTGCTCTCGACGGGGCAGAGCGGCAACTGGGAAATGATTCTGCACGCCTTCGGCGACCAGCCCGACCCCGAACTGCGCCGTCCCATCTGGCAGCCCGGCGGGGCGCTGTACTACTGGCACCGTTCTCTCATGCCCGCGCAGGAAGGCAACAAGCCCAACGTCGCCAAGATGTTTCCCTGGGAAAAGGAAATCTACAACATCTTCGACGACGCCTCGACCACCACTGATGCGGGCAAGCGCAAGGCGCTCTACACCCGCTGGCAGCTCAACTTTGCCCAGAACCTGCCGGTCACGCCCATCGCCAAGCCCGAAAACATCGGGGCCATCAGCGACAGGTACGGCAACTACGTGTACAACCTCGGCGTGATTCCCGGTTACAACCCGGTGCCGCTGATTTTCCAGAAGTGAGGCAAGGACCCCTCGCCCTTCCCTGCCTCCCTCTCCCCGGGGAGAGGGCCCCTGCGGAGCCAGGGGGCTTGTCATTCCCCAAATTGAGGCAGTCTATGTAGGTGACGACCTTTCACCCGCTACAGGCAGAGCAATGGGCACTGAAGCACTTTGGTGCTGTGGATCTTGGAGATCGGCGTAGAAATCAACGAGCAGTACGCATTGCGCAGGGGATGGCTTCCCGATCCGGGAAGTCCATCCCCAAGCTTTTTGACCGTAGAGCAGATGTCAAAGCGGCGTATACCTTCATGTCACGCAAGGAGGCAACCCCTGAGCGCCTTCAAACACCTCACCGCAACCATGTACGCGCAGCACTGGGGCAGGCAGGAACCTTCTTGCTGCTTGAAGACAGCAGCGAATTCATCTGGTCACGACATCAGGAGACTCCCGGCCTTGGGCGGACCGGGGATCTCAGATCCCCGGTTCGGCAGGGGTTTACCCTCCACACGACACTTGCTGTGAAATGGCAAAAACCCCATCAGCAAAGTGGGCAACGGCTTCCCGTTCAGGTTCTGGGCATACTCGATCAGGAGTATTACCTCCGGCAACCCGCACCCACAGCGTCAGAGAGCGACGCTGAGCGACGCCAGCGGGAAAACAAGGAAAGTGCGTTGTGGACAAGAGCAACTGAACGCATCGGAAAAGGGCCGGACGACCAAGACGTTCGATGGGTCAGAGTCTGTGACAGAGGGGCAGATATTGAGGTCTTTATGCGTGGCGTCATCGCTCAAGGACAGGGTTTCGTTGTCAGGGCAGCCCAAAACCGGCGGCTTCTTGATCCGAATGCCCGCACACGGGAGTGCATTGGGCATGTCTTTGAGGCAGCCAGGGCTGCCTCGCCGCTTGGAAGTTACACCATAGACCTTCGAGGGAGAAAAGGTCAGAAAGCACGTGCTGCACACGTTGAAGTGAGTGTTGTTCGTGCGTACCTTTGGCCGACACCAATGGCGGGTGGTCAAGGTAAACCTCGTCAGGAAGGGATACGGGTCAGCATTGTTCGTGTGGCAGAAAAGCCTTCGGATGACGTGAAAGAACCGTTGGAATGGATGCTGCTCACGGATGCCGACATTGAGACCTTTGAGGAAGCGCACGAAGTGGCGCTTCAGTACCAGGCCCGTTGGCTGGTGGAAGAGTTTCATAAAGGGTTGAAGACGGGCCTGGGAGCAGAGCGGCTCCAGTTGGAAGCGGGTCAGCGTCTCAAAGCCATGATTTCGATGATGAGTGTGGTGGCCACAAGGTTACTCGCGCTACGCGAGGATTCACGAGAACGCCCAAATGATCCAGCTCAGAGCGCTGGGTTGAGTGCCGTCGAACTTCAGGTGCTGAGCAAGGTTTTGAAACGGCAACTGAAGACTGTGCAGGACGTCATTTTGGCATTGGGAAGGTTGGGAGGACATATGAACCGAAAAAGCGATGGCCTGCCAGGGTGGCAGGCCTTGTGGGAGGGAATGAATATGCTTCAGGTCTATGTCGAGGGGTATAAGTTAGCTCGCACCTAATTTGGGGAATGACAAGAGCCAGGGGGTGAGGGGTCTTTTTTTCGTGAGGAGTTTCTCCCTGTGCTTTCTCCCTGTTGCTGTGTTGCCCCATGCTGAACTACACTCTCCGCCGCATCCTCGGCATGATTCCCACGCTGCTCGTGATTTCGGTGATTTGCTTCGCCGTCATCAAATTGCAGCCCGGTTCCTTCGTGGACCAGTACCTTGAAGACCCCCGCTTTTCCAGGGAAACGGTCGAAAACATCACCCGGCAGCTCGGCCTGAACGAACCCGCCTGGAAGCAGTACCTGACCTGGATCACGGGCGTGGTCACGCGGCTGGACTTCGGGTATTCCTTCGCCTCCGGTGCGCCGGTCACGTCCATTATCGGGGAAAGGCTGGGCTGGACGGTCTTTATCGCCGGGCTGACCCTGCTGCTGACCTGGGTCATCGCGGTGCCGCTGGGCATCTACACGGCGTTCAACCGCCACGGGATTCCGGCGCAGATCGCCAACTTTCTGGGATACGTGGGTCTCGCCATTCCCGACTTTCTGGCGGCGCTGCTGCTGGTGGTGCTGGTGCGGCAGCTCGGCGGAACCAACGTGGGCGGGCTGTTCAGCCCCGACATGATCGACGCGCCCTGGTCCTTCGCCAAGGTGATGGACCTGCTCGCACACCTCTGGATTCCGGTGCTGGCGGTGGGCCTGGAAGGCGTGGCGGGCCTGATGCGCCAGATGCGGGCGAGTACGCTCGACGTGCTGGGGCAGGACTACGTGCGCACCGCCAAGGCCAAGGGGCTGCCCCAGAACCGCGTGGTCTGGAAACACGCCGTGCGCAACGCCGTCAACCCCCTCATCAGCCTCGCCGGGCTGAGCCTACCCACGCTCATCAGCGGCACCATCATCATCTCCATCGTCATGAGCCTGCCCACCATCGGGCCGCTGCTGTACGACTCGCTGCTCAACAAGGACCAGTACACCGCCATGACCCTGCTGATGCTCTCGGCCTTCTTGCTGCTCATCGGCAACCTGCTGTCCGACCTCGCGCTGGCGTGGGCCGACCCGCGCGTGAGGTACTCGTGAGCGGCGGCCCCGAAACCCGGACCCCGCTCCAGATGGCGTGGCGGCGTTACCGCAAGTCGCGGCCCGGTGTGATTGCCGGGTGGGTGCTCATCGCGCTGTACGTCATTGCGCTGCTCTCGCCGTTTCTGGCGCCCTACAACATCACTGCCCAGCACGAGGGCTACGAGTACCAGCGCCCGCAGACGGTGCATCTCCTTCACCAGGGCCGTTTGCAGCGCCCCTTCGTCTACGGCTCCAAGACCGAGCGCGACCCGGTCACGTTCGCCAAAAAGACCGTGCCCGACACGACCACGCCCATTCCCATTCAGTTCTTCGTGAAGGGCGAACCCTATTCCTTTCTGGGGGTAAAGGCCGACCGCCACCTCTTCGGCGTGCCCGACGGCAAAAACGAGTACGGCGAGACAGCTCCGCGCTACTTCTTTCCCTTCGGCACCGACCAATTGGGCCGCGACCTGTTTTCGCGCACGCTGGTGGGCGCCCAGGTGAGCATGACGGTGGGCGTCATCGGCGTGCTGATTTCCTTCGCCATCGGCATCGTGCTCGGCGGGGTCAGCGGCTACTTTGGCGGCTGGGTGGACACCCTGATTCAGCGCGTGGTCGAGGTGCTGCTCTCCTTCCCACGCCTGCCGATTCTGCTCGCCCTCGCCACCCTGATTCCGGCCCGCTGGCCCTCGACCTGGGTCTACACCGGCATCGTGGCGGTGCTGGCGCTGATCGGCTGGGCGAGCCTCGCCCGTGTGGTGCGCGGTCAGGTGCTCTCGGCGCGGGGCCTGGATTACGTATCGGCGGCGCAGGCCCTGGGCGCGTCCAACCTGCGCGTGATTTTGCGCCACATCACGCCCAACCTCAGTTCTTTTCTGCTGGTCACGGCGACTCTGGCGCTGCCGGGCTACATCCTGGGCGAAAGCACCCTCAGTTTTCTGGGCCTGGGCATCAAGGAACCCATGACCAGCTGGGGCCTGCTGCTGCGCGACGCCAGCAAACTCGAAGTCGTGAGCAGCTATCCCTGGCTGCTGTGGCCGGGGCTGTTCGTGTTCATCAGTGTTCTTGCCTTCAACTTCATGGGTGACGCGCTGCGTGACGCGGCGGACACCCAGAGCCGCTGACTTCTCTGTTTATTGCTCCTGCTGTCCCCTCACGCGCCCCCGGCGCACCCCTCAAGGAGGAAGTATGTCGAAGTCCCGTTCCCTGTCCGCCCTGTTGCTCGGCGCCCTGCTGCTGTCCGCCTGCGGCCAGAACCTGTCCGGCCCTCAGCCCGAGCCGCAGCCCCAACCCCAGCCCGAACCCCAGCCCGAACCCCAGCCGAACCCCGACGCGAGCGGCCCGGTGCGCGGCCTGTGGGTGGACGCCTTCGGCGCCGGCATCAAGACGCCCGAGGAAGTCACGCAACTGGTGGACACCGCCCGCGCCATGAACGTCAACACCCTGTACGTGCAGGTGGGGCGCCGGGGGGACTGCTACTGCAACAACGCCGCCATGCCGCGCACCGACGACCCCGAAGTGCCGGCGGGCTTCGACCCCCTGGCCGACGTGATTGCCAAGGCGCACGCGAAAGACATCCGGGTCAACGCCTGGATCATCACCACGGCGCTGTGGAACAGTGCGACGCCGCCCCAGAGTCCGGACCACGCCTTCAACACGCACGGGCCGGACGCCAAGGGCCGCGACAACTGGCTGACCGTCAAGGCCGACGGCACCCTGAAAGCGGGCAACGACTGGGTAATGGACCCCGGCCACCCCGACGCCGCCGCGTACATCAGGAACATGTACGTCAGCGTGGCGAAAAACTACGACGTGGACGGCATTCAGTTCGACCGTGTGCGCTACCCCGACTACAACCCGGTGGGCGGCCCGGTGCAGTGGGGCTACAACGAAACGGCGCTGGAGCGTTACCGTGCCGAAACGGGCGCGACCGGAACGCCCGACCCCGCCGACCCGCAGTGGAGCGCGTGGCGCCGCCAGCAGGTGACGAACCTGGTGCGCGAAACCGCGCTGGCGGTCAAGGCCGTCAAGCCCGGCGTGGCGATTGCCGCCGCCACCATCACCTACGGCGCAGGGCCTGCCGACGAAGCCGCCTTCGCCGCGTCGCGTCCCTACGCCGAGGTTGGGCAGGACTGGTTGACCTGGGTCAAGGCCGGATACCTCGACCAGAACGTGATGATGAACTACAAGCGCGACTTCAACCCGGTGCAGTCGCAGTGGTTCTACCAGTGGAACACCTTCGCGGCGGGCTTGCAGGCCCGGTACCCCCACACCGAGCAGGTCAGCGGCGCGGCCATCTACCTCAACGACATTCCCAGCACCCTCAACCAGATTCGCAAGACGCAGGCGGCGGGCCTGGGCTGGGCGGGCTACTCCTACCGCACCCCCGACAGGGACGTGAACGAGGGCAAGCGCACGGCGGCGGAGGTGCTCGCCGACCTGAGGGTGCGCCTGACCGAGAAAGACGGTCCTTTCCCGACCTTCGTGCCTCACGCCCCCCTGCAACCCAGCCGGGTGCGCGGCCTGAGCGGCGAACTGCGGGCAGCGCAACCCGGCAACCACAAGGTCGAACTGCTCGGTGCGGGCGGTGAGGTCGTCGCCACCACCTTCAGCGACGGTCAGGGCCGCTACGGATTCCTGAACGTGCCGCAGGGCGCCCTGTCGCTGCGCGTGGACGGCAAGACGATGCTCCCCACGCTGCAAGTGATCCCGGGCCGCGTGACCCTGTTGGAGCCGCTCACACTGAACTGATACGGGTTCTGGACTCTCCTTCACGCAGCCGGAACAGGCACTTGAAAGCGCGTTGTTTCATCCAACACGGATTCCGGACGACAGATGCACATCTGGTTTTACGTGCATCTGTCGTTCGGAACCTGCACTACTCGGAGGCTGTTTCGCGGACCGGGCCGCGCTTCGTCCCGGCACCCGAACTTTCGCTTGTTCGGGAAGTGCCTTGGCCGCTTTTCGCCCGGCGCCTGGAGCCGTTCTGCTGCCCGGTCTGCTCCTCCTGGTTGGCGGCTTTCGGGTGTGCCGAACGGCTTTTTTGCCCCGAATGCCCGAGGCGCTTGAGATAAAGCCAGGCGGTAGACGGATTTATGCTTCGGCCCGTCTGGTCGGTAATCCACTCGGCGACTTTACGGGCCGTCCATTCACCGCCGCCGTCGGGGGGAGACTGCAACGTGGCCCCCAGCGCTGCCCGCTGTTCGGCGTTCAGGACGGGCGGCTGGCCTGCTCGACCCTTTCGGTGGTCGGTCACCGCTTCGGGGCCGTGTTCGTTGTACCGGTTGATGAGCGCGGAGAGCCACCGTCTGGAACGGCCCAACTGCTCCAGAAGGGCCGTGCGCGAGGTCTGAGGCTGCTGGGTCAGTGTCCGCAGAGCGAACCAGCGGTCACGCTCGTCGGCGGTGCTGGCGCGACGTTGACGCTGCAACAGCTCGTCGGCAGTCAGATGCGGGAGAGGAACCAGGGCCTTCATGGGCGAATTATACTTCGAGCAGGCAGGCGGCCTATTGATAACGTACAAAGTTGGTATCAACCCTCCGCCGATTGGCTCTGATACGGATTCCGCTTAATTCCTGCACAGTCGGGAAAGCGCCGCCTGTGCATCCATATCGCAGAATCCGTATTTTTTCCTACTCGCATCCGCTCTGCTGCGCAGCTTTGCAAGTCGGATTGAATCTGAAACGACCAGATTCAATCGGAATCCGTATGATACGGACATACCGCGTTCTCAATAGCTGCTCCATGCCCCCTGCGCTCCTCTCTGCGGCGTCAGGAAGCCGCGACCATTTCTTCGGCGGTCAGGCGCTGCGCCGGTTGCCCGGAGAGTTCGGCCAGCAGGATGTCGTAGTCGGCAAGGGTGTCGTGCCCGGGCAGCAGCAGGGACGCCCAGCACTTTCTGACGCTGGGGTCGAGTCAGGCCGGGCACTTCGCCGTGTACCACACCCAGCAACTCGAGGAACTCAACGCCTGGACCGAGCGGGCGGCGGTCTATCAGCCGGTGGTGGCGGTGCGCTGAGCGGTCTGCGCGGCCCGCGCCGCCGCCTCGGCGTGGTCGCGCCACTCGATGTCCACGCCGGGCAGAAGACCGCGCAGGAGTTCGGGAAAGAGTGGACTGACGCGCAGGGCGCCGCCCGTCGCCCGCAGGGGCAGGGGACCGGCCCGCACCTGCACCCGGCGCCCGAGTTCGGCCAGGGAAGTGGCGGCCCCGCGCAACAACTCCAGCGCCGCCGCGTCTCCCCGGTCCGCCGCCCGGCCCACCGCCGGAGCGAGCCGGGCGAGGGCCGAAGCCCCCGGCGCGGCGTACACGAAGGAGCGCAGGGTGTCCCAGTCGAGGCCCCCGGTCACGGCGGCGACTTCCTCGGCCAGCGGCCCGGTTGCCCCCTGCCCGAAATCGAGCGCGTCGGTGACGTGGCGCAGCGCCCCCCGCCCCAGGCTGGCTCCGGCCCCGTCGTCCCCGATGCGGTAGCCCCGGCCCCCCGCCCGCAGCGTCTGACCGCTGGTGGTGACGTGGTAGGCGATGCTCCCGGTGCCCGCGTAGATCAGGACGCCCTCACCCGGCGCGAAATGGGCGCGGTAGGCGAGGTCGAGGTCGCCTTCCACACTGACCTGCCGCGCAGACAGGCCCAGCGCGGCGGCGAGGTGCGCCCGCGCCGCCTCTGCCTGGGCCGACCCCGCGCTCAGGCCGGGGAGTCCGGCGTGGAGCCGCTGGGGCAGCGCCGGAAGCACGCCGCGCAGACTGTGCAGGGCGGCCTCGCCCGCTGGCGTCCCCAGCAGCGCGGCGGTCAGGGGAGCCACCGTGCCCGAAGCCACCCGCTCAGCGCCGCGCAGCAGCGCCCACTGCGTTCCACTGCCGCCCGCGTCCAGACCGAGGGCGAGGGGCGGCAGGCGAGTAGGCGACGGCGCAGGCGGCGTGTGGCAGGGCATGAAAGACAGCATGGCACGTCGCCCGGGGCAGGCAGACTCGTGAATACGTTGCGGCTTGCGGTCGTCTGCCTAGCGCTCATGACAAAAGACTGCCCTGCACTCTTTGACCCTCTATCAAGGGGAGAGGGCCTGCCAAAGCCAGGGGTGATACGGATTCCGATTGAATCTGGTAGTTTCAGATTCAATCCGACTTGCAAAGCTGCGCAGCAGAGCGGATGCGAGTAGGAAAAAATACGGATTCTGCGATATGGATGCACAGGCGGCGCTTTCCCGACTGTGCAGGAATTAAGCGGAATCCGTATGAGGCAATGGTTCGTGCAGTTTTGAGGTCACAAAGAAAGACCCACCGAAAATGGGGCTGTGAACACACCGCTTCCAATGGGTCTAATGGCTATCCTACAGTACGTTCTCAGCGCGGTCCCGCTGCGCAAGACGCAGCGGAATTTTCTGACCGTGCTGCTTAGCGTATTTCTCGCTGTTCCTGGACGGCTGAACGTCCTGAACCTCTCCCGATATGCGGCCTGCTCAGAGAGTACGATCCGTCGTTGGCTGCACCGAAGTGACCCCGGGGCCATTCCCTGGGGCGCAGTACACCGGGCGACTGTGAGCACGGCGATTGAGAGTGGGCTGATCAGCCCACTGTGCGTTCTGGCCATCGACGCCTCTTTTCACCGCAAATCTGGTCAGCACACCGCACACCTCGGCTCGTTCTGGAATG encodes:
- a CDS encoding glycoside hydrolase family 10 protein, producing MSKSRSLSALLLGALLLSACGQNLSGPQPEPQPQPQPEPQPEPQPNPDASGPVRGLWVDAFGAGIKTPEEVTQLVDTARAMNVNTLYVQVGRRGDCYCNNAAMPRTDDPEVPAGFDPLADVIAKAHAKDIRVNAWIITTALWNSATPPQSPDHAFNTHGPDAKGRDNWLTVKADGTLKAGNDWVMDPGHPDAAAYIRNMYVSVAKNYDVDGIQFDRVRYPDYNPVGGPVQWGYNETALERYRAETGATGTPDPADPQWSAWRRQQVTNLVRETALAVKAVKPGVAIAAATITYGAGPADEAAFAASRPYAEVGQDWLTWVKAGYLDQNVMMNYKRDFNPVQSQWFYQWNTFAAGLQARYPHTEQVSGAAIYLNDIPSTLNQIRKTQAAGLGWAGYSYRTPDRDVNEGKRTAAEVLADLRVRLTEKDGPFPTFVPHAPLQPSRVRGLSGELRAAQPGNHKVELLGAGGEVVATTFSDGQGRYGFLNVPQGALSLRVDGKTMLPTLQVIPGRVTLLEPLTLN
- a CDS encoding helix-turn-helix domain-containing protein translates to MKALVPLPHLTADELLQRQRRASTADERDRWFALRTLTQQPQTSRTALLEQLGRSRRWLSALINRYNEHGPEAVTDHRKGRAGQPPVLNAEQRAALGATLQSPPDGGGEWTARKVAEWITDQTGRSINPSTAWLYLKRLGHSGQKSRSAHPKAANQEEQTGQQNGSRRRAKSGQGTSRTSESSGAGTKRGPVRETASE
- a CDS encoding N-acetylglucosamine kinase yields the protein MPCHTPPAPSPTRLPPLALGLDAGGSGTQWALLRGAERVASGTVAPLTAALLGTPAGEAALHSLRGVLPALPQRLHAGLPGLSAGSAQAEAARAHLAAALGLSARQVSVEGDLDLAYRAHFAPGEGVLIYAGTGSIAYHVTTSGQTLRAGGRGYRIGDDGAGASLGRGALRHVTDALDFGQGATGPLAEEVAAVTGGLDWDTLRSFVYAAPGASALARLAPAVGRAADRGDAAALELLRGAATSLAELGRRVQVRAGPLPLRATGGALRVSPLFPELLRGLLPGVDIEWRDHAEAAARAAQTAQRTATTG